In one Thermodesulfobacteriota bacterium genomic region, the following are encoded:
- the smpB gene encoding SsrA-binding protein SmpB, with the protein MSIKIVCQNKKALHDYHIETVLEAGVMLKGAEVKSLRAGRANLVDAYAHIRAGELILANVHITPYQYATHEQLDPLRERKLLMHRREIDKLAGRVREKGLALIPLKIYFNDKGKAKVALALARGKKQYDKRADLKKKEGDREIERGYKRSR; encoded by the coding sequence GTGTCCATCAAGATCGTCTGCCAGAACAAGAAGGCGCTCCACGACTATCATATTGAAACGGTGCTCGAGGCTGGCGTGATGCTCAAGGGGGCGGAGGTCAAGTCCCTGCGGGCCGGCCGCGCCAACTTGGTGGACGCCTATGCCCATATCCGGGCCGGAGAGCTCATTCTGGCCAATGTCCACATCACCCCATACCAGTACGCCACCCATGAGCAACTCGACCCTTTGCGGGAGCGCAAGCTCCTCATGCACCGCCGGGAGATCGACAAGCTGGCCGGCCGGGTGCGGGAGAAAGGCCTTGCACTCATCCCCTTGAAAATCTATTTTAATGACAAGGGGAAGGCCAAGGTAGCCTTGGCCCTGGCCCGGGGCAAGAAGCAGTACGACAAGCGGGCCGATCTCAAGAAGAAGGAAGGTGACCGGGAGATCGAACGGGGCTACAAGCGCTCCCGGTAG
- a CDS encoding GspE/PulE family protein, producing MSQGAAPGRPPVAPAASPSLDDEAYLVGLLLRRRLISSEQAQLIRSRKEQGRQNLLRRRASRRGQEMAIGPEASGDLVEIIAGFGLEIPASRGEILTEEAIMRVVAEDVGLPYKKLDRLDLDLEVVTKSIPKTFALRHLLIPFAVREGVLEVAIHDPANRGLLAEIERVNQVSIRPHLGSRVEIRQMLAEFFGFQSSISAAETHLTGPGVDIANLEQYVRVSSATELASSDQHIRRAVDHLFTYALEQRASDIHVEPKRNASQVRLRIDGLLHPIYSLPRVVHPAIVSRIKTLSRLDIAEKRRPQDGRIKIDHEGREAEIRVSTVPVAFGEKVVLRILDPDILFQDLESIGFTERDLGVYRQFLAAPHGIVLVTGPTGSGKSTTLYSTLKLIATPEKNIITVEDPVEMVHEEFNQISVQPSIDVTFSTILRNILRQDPDIIMIGEIRDLETATYAIQAALTGHLVFSTLHTNDAISAITRLVDLGVQRFLLSSTLLGALAQRLVRTICPGCVETYPENAETIRALGLPAPGNGPIPVQRGHGCRQCRNTGYLGRSGVFEIFAMSEAVQKLVNAGAPDSDVRRQAAAEGTRSLRENAWQKVAAGVTTLEEAIRVTGAG from the coding sequence ATGAGTCAGGGCGCCGCCCCTGGCCGGCCCCCGGTGGCGCCGGCGGCCAGTCCCTCCCTGGACGACGAGGCCTACCTGGTGGGCCTGCTCCTCAGGCGGCGTCTGATCTCCAGCGAGCAGGCCCAGCTCATCCGCAGCCGCAAGGAGCAGGGCCGGCAGAATCTCCTGCGCCGCCGGGCCAGCCGTCGCGGCCAGGAGATGGCCATCGGTCCCGAGGCCAGTGGTGATCTCGTGGAGATCATCGCTGGCTTCGGTCTGGAGATCCCGGCCTCCCGGGGAGAGATTCTCACCGAGGAGGCGATCATGCGGGTGGTGGCCGAGGATGTGGGCCTGCCCTACAAGAAGCTCGACCGCCTCGACCTGGACCTGGAGGTGGTGACCAAATCCATCCCCAAGACCTTCGCCCTGCGCCACCTTTTGATTCCGTTCGCGGTCCGGGAAGGGGTCCTGGAGGTGGCCATCCATGACCCGGCCAACCGCGGCCTCCTGGCGGAGATCGAGCGGGTCAACCAGGTGAGCATCCGGCCCCATCTCGGCTCCCGAGTCGAGATCCGCCAGATGCTGGCCGAGTTCTTCGGCTTCCAGAGCTCCATCTCGGCGGCCGAGACCCACCTGACCGGGCCTGGGGTCGATATCGCCAACCTCGAGCAGTACGTCCGGGTCTCGTCGGCCACCGAGCTGGCCTCGTCCGACCAGCACATCCGGCGGGCCGTGGACCACCTGTTCACCTATGCCCTGGAGCAGCGGGCCAGTGACATCCATGTGGAGCCGAAAAGGAATGCCAGCCAGGTGCGGCTGCGCATCGACGGCCTCCTGCACCCCATCTACAGCCTGCCCCGGGTGGTGCACCCGGCCATCGTCTCCCGGATCAAGACCCTGTCCCGCCTGGACATCGCCGAAAAGAGGCGGCCCCAGGACGGCCGCATCAAGATCGACCACGAGGGCCGGGAGGCGGAGATCCGGGTCTCCACCGTGCCGGTGGCCTTTGGCGAAAAGGTGGTCCTGCGGATTCTGGATCCGGACATCCTTTTCCAGGACCTGGAGTCCATCGGCTTCACCGAGCGGGACCTGGGCGTCTACCGCCAGTTCCTGGCCGCGCCCCACGGCATCGTCCTGGTTACCGGTCCCACGGGCAGCGGCAAGTCCACCACCCTCTATTCGACCCTGAAGCTCATTGCCACGCCGGAGAAGAACATCATCACCGTGGAGGATCCGGTGGAGATGGTGCACGAGGAGTTCAACCAGATCTCCGTCCAGCCCAGCATCGATGTCACCTTCTCCACCATCCTCCGCAACATCCTGCGCCAGGACCCGGACATCATCATGATCGGCGAGATCCGGGACCTGGAGACCGCCACCTACGCCATCCAGGCCGCCCTCACCGGTCACCTCGTCTTCAGCACCCTGCACACCAACGACGCCATCTCCGCCATCACCCGTCTGGTCGACCTGGGTGTGCAGCGCTTCCTCCTCTCCTCCACCCTGCTGGGCGCCCTGGCCCAGCGCCTGGTGCGCACCATCTGCCCCGGCTGCGTCGAGACCTATCCGGAAAACGCCGAAACCATCAGGGCTCTTGGTCTGCCGGCCCCGGGCAACGGCCCCATCCCGGTGCAGAGGGGCCACGGCTGCAGGCAGTGCCGGAATACCGGCTATCTTGGCCGCAGCGGCGTTTTCGAGATCTTTGCCATGTCCGAGGCGGTGCAAAAGCTGGTCAACGCCGGGGCCCCGGACTCGGATGTCCGGCGGCAGGCGGCGGCCGAGGGCACGAGGAGCCTGCGGGAGAACGCCTGGCAGAAAGTCGCTGCCGGCGTCACCACCCTGGAAGAGGCCATCCGGGTGACCGGAGCCGGTTGA
- a CDS encoding PilC/PilY family type IV pilus protein, translated as MRPAIQPVLSARFVLLSIVLVLAGPGWVFAACGGPDEQPPFLAEGVDPNLLILFDNSASMMDMAYVGAQGTCFDGPDAEGVESYQSGSTYAGYFTTDVWYLYDFADNRFEPTTAALAASTCASAAAPGFTVSQYTAGSVCASVAEYDYPDVIAFAATGNFLNWVSASKVDIEKEILTGGKYDTSVPGAPLLVLESRGCLDKRYVKKTAVTKTGGGTFYLSLAVRPPEAAEKAGASDDTTRIEFYQITENGFDNSACQLAIDLFASENPSQGQIKQAIDDCMGYDGGSPNTLLGASNAAFNHSIHNCWYMTKHGIWPPGAGTVQSMENACQSVYDNGLEPQNIQVTDQAYPCYGIYNTNPALRQGYVGRCWLPGTPAVCTSWYTSGSKAGECKTWSVAVPGSWESDACVEQALQDYCGYLEVPTAVDPSDQLAVEGELWNIPAVLIDSGVLAQMDDPMHVLKGQILATSTPSGLIQEFASSIRMGVMVFNDFGCTSGDGNTRYDCSSPTLLDGGRVATAIDQGSAHTTTLVASINAVKAKTWTPLAEAMYNALGYFTQDTGKRINASDWTAGIDPVQAWCQDNNILVISEGASTMDLNAQVTAFYNTLGGADGDGDSTAGCDSLSGSTLFDDLVWYGKHGTDIYPVEPWAPDKKRMITTYAVATGTNRTGLSGECDPSAMLEEVAANGGTTLYHGENPATLEASLRAAFESIRTAAAAGSAASVISASRGGEGALYQAIFWPNRVDATGTRVKWVGEVHALLVDAQGNLYEDTNGNRGLDGGDQQVAFYFDENQGLSLACLGGLNASGGCDGGGITMEQVHYLWSAVDWLASINDANIGSNRPVALNGEFQFSPLAPQRYIFTWEDLDNDGVVDSNETLEFVSRDWLDASLAVSGGRGPIPLDFGVQTSAEVNAIVQWVRGLDQAGMRGRRIEADFDLDGTATQVTWRLGDVIHSTPIAVSRPQEAYHYLYRDSTYANFADHYNRRRHVIYFGGNDGMLHAVNGGFYDADNNRFCRAAACNDEGGVPASSPELGAELWAYVPYNLLPHLKCLTDSSYDHKYYVDLRPRLFDVQIFADDSDHPGGWGTILVAGMRFGGTPVVPSTLDLDGVPGPDYPADNRTFTSAYFILDVTNPEKPPQLLAEYTVPNTAGYANLGYTISIPTMIPMKQGTTTKWYLTLGSGPTALDGTSSQQARLGVLPLEWLVGASRRAFRIPASQPTALSPGGSFLLPDSGSFISDLITVDFDLDSNYMADAVYFGTVSGSFAGWGGKLYRLVTRRIVDGDQALTEPDDWAGLLGTNPKPVIDLGRPVTATPAAGWDGRSYWVYFGTGRFLHPNDKSYASSNAQEAFYGIKEPQTWAEDDDECVGTFTWETVEKIASGSAAGSRGLLQVDRIQVAQAPRASESALSCSSPGCLPAGVQTFEDLVDYIAGTGSGCSDGSTYGTDGWYKEFHEPRERNVGQATLLGGLITFTSYQPFSDVCRSEGQGYLYGVYYQTGTPWYEPVFGEAAVTGDQPPLVLDRLTLSRGLATTPSLHVGQQEGSTAFVQTSTGTIIEIPQPTMPIKNIHTGRTHWKEVVP; from the coding sequence ATGCGCCCCGCCATCCAGCCAGTGCTCTCGGCTCGTTTCGTTCTGCTGTCCATCGTTCTGGTGCTGGCTGGGCCAGGCTGGGTCTTTGCCGCCTGCGGCGGCCCGGACGAGCAGCCGCCGTTTCTGGCCGAGGGGGTGGATCCGAACCTGCTCATCCTCTTCGACAACTCCGCCTCCATGATGGACATGGCCTACGTGGGAGCCCAGGGTACCTGTTTCGACGGGCCGGACGCCGAGGGCGTCGAGAGCTACCAGAGCGGCAGCACCTATGCCGGGTATTTCACCACCGACGTCTGGTACCTCTACGATTTTGCCGACAACCGCTTCGAGCCCACCACCGCGGCCCTGGCTGCCAGCACCTGTGCCAGCGCCGCGGCCCCCGGCTTCACGGTTTCTCAGTATACCGCCGGCTCCGTCTGCGCCTCGGTGGCCGAGTATGACTATCCGGATGTCATCGCCTTTGCCGCCACCGGCAATTTCCTCAACTGGGTGTCGGCCTCCAAGGTGGACATCGAAAAGGAGATCCTGACCGGCGGCAAGTACGACACCTCGGTGCCGGGGGCGCCGCTTCTGGTCCTGGAATCCCGGGGCTGCCTCGACAAGCGCTACGTCAAGAAGACCGCCGTGACCAAGACCGGGGGCGGGACCTTCTACCTGAGCCTGGCGGTGCGGCCGCCTGAGGCCGCCGAGAAGGCGGGGGCGAGCGACGACACCACCCGGATCGAATTCTATCAGATCACCGAGAATGGCTTCGATAACTCCGCCTGCCAGCTGGCCATCGACCTCTTTGCCTCGGAGAACCCCAGCCAGGGCCAGATCAAGCAGGCGATCGACGACTGCATGGGCTATGACGGCGGCAGTCCCAATACCCTCCTGGGTGCCTCCAACGCGGCCTTCAACCACTCGATCCACAACTGCTGGTACATGACCAAGCACGGCATCTGGCCCCCCGGTGCTGGCACGGTGCAAAGCATGGAGAATGCCTGCCAGAGCGTCTACGACAACGGTCTTGAGCCGCAGAACATCCAGGTCACCGATCAGGCCTATCCGTGCTATGGCATCTACAATACGAATCCGGCCCTGCGCCAGGGCTACGTGGGCCGGTGCTGGCTGCCAGGCACGCCGGCGGTCTGCACCTCCTGGTATACCTCGGGCTCCAAGGCTGGTGAATGCAAGACTTGGTCGGTGGCGGTGCCCGGCTCCTGGGAGTCGGATGCCTGCGTGGAGCAGGCCCTCCAGGACTACTGCGGCTATCTCGAGGTGCCGACGGCGGTGGATCCCTCCGACCAGCTCGCCGTCGAGGGCGAGCTGTGGAACATCCCGGCCGTGCTCATCGACTCCGGAGTCCTGGCCCAGATGGATGATCCCATGCACGTGCTGAAGGGCCAGATCCTGGCGACCAGCACCCCTTCCGGTCTCATCCAGGAGTTCGCCAGCTCCATCCGCATGGGGGTGATGGTCTTCAACGACTTCGGCTGCACCAGCGGCGACGGCAACACCCGTTATGACTGCAGCAGCCCCACCCTCCTGGACGGCGGCCGGGTGGCCACGGCCATCGACCAGGGCTCTGCCCATACCACGACCCTGGTGGCCAGCATCAACGCGGTCAAGGCCAAAACCTGGACACCGCTCGCCGAGGCCATGTACAACGCCCTGGGCTATTTCACCCAGGATACCGGCAAGAGGATCAACGCCAGCGACTGGACCGCCGGCATCGATCCGGTCCAGGCCTGGTGCCAGGACAACAACATCCTCGTCATCAGCGAGGGCGCCTCGACCATGGACCTCAACGCCCAGGTGACCGCCTTCTACAACACCCTGGGCGGCGCGGACGGGGATGGCGACTCCACCGCGGGCTGTGATTCCCTGTCCGGCAGCACCCTTTTTGACGACCTGGTCTGGTACGGCAAGCACGGCACTGACATCTATCCGGTGGAGCCCTGGGCACCGGACAAGAAGCGGATGATCACCACCTACGCGGTGGCCACCGGCACCAACCGTACCGGCCTGTCGGGTGAATGCGATCCGTCGGCCATGCTGGAGGAAGTGGCAGCCAACGGCGGCACCACCCTCTACCATGGCGAGAATCCGGCGACCCTGGAGGCCAGTCTGCGGGCGGCCTTCGAGTCGATCCGCACCGCGGCTGCCGCCGGCTCCGCCGCCTCGGTCATCTCCGCCTCCCGGGGTGGCGAGGGTGCCCTGTACCAGGCCATCTTCTGGCCCAACCGGGTGGATGCCACCGGCACCCGGGTGAAATGGGTGGGCGAGGTGCATGCCCTTCTGGTGGATGCCCAGGGCAACCTCTATGAGGACACCAACGGCAACCGGGGGCTGGATGGCGGTGATCAGCAGGTGGCCTTCTATTTCGATGAGAATCAGGGCCTGAGCCTGGCCTGCCTGGGCGGCCTCAATGCCAGCGGCGGCTGCGACGGCGGCGGCATCACCATGGAGCAGGTCCATTATCTGTGGTCCGCGGTCGACTGGCTGGCCAGCATCAACGACGCCAACATCGGCAGCAACCGCCCGGTGGCCCTGAACGGCGAGTTCCAGTTTTCACCCCTGGCGCCGCAGCGCTACATCTTCACCTGGGAGGACCTGGACAACGACGGCGTGGTGGACAGCAACGAGACGCTGGAATTCGTGAGCCGCGACTGGCTGGACGCCTCCCTGGCCGTTTCCGGCGGTCGCGGCCCCATTCCCCTGGATTTCGGGGTCCAGACCTCCGCCGAGGTCAACGCCATTGTCCAGTGGGTGCGGGGCCTCGACCAGGCAGGCATGCGCGGCCGGCGCATCGAGGCGGATTTCGATCTCGACGGCACCGCCACCCAGGTCACCTGGCGGCTGGGGGATGTCATCCACTCCACGCCCATCGCCGTTTCCCGGCCCCAGGAGGCGTACCACTACCTGTACCGGGATTCCACCTATGCCAACTTCGCCGATCATTACAACCGGCGGCGGCACGTCATCTATTTCGGCGGCAATGACGGCATGCTGCACGCGGTGAACGGCGGCTTCTACGATGCGGACAACAACCGCTTCTGCCGGGCCGCCGCCTGCAACGACGAGGGGGGCGTGCCGGCCTCCTCCCCGGAGCTGGGCGCCGAGCTGTGGGCCTATGTGCCCTACAATCTTCTGCCCCACCTCAAGTGCCTGACCGATTCCAGCTACGACCACAAATACTATGTCGACCTGCGGCCACGCCTCTTCGACGTCCAGATCTTTGCCGACGACAGCGACCATCCCGGCGGCTGGGGCACCATCCTGGTGGCTGGCATGCGCTTCGGCGGCACGCCGGTTGTACCCTCCACCCTGGACCTCGATGGGGTGCCGGGCCCCGACTACCCGGCAGACAACCGGACCTTCACCTCGGCGTACTTCATCCTGGATGTGACGAACCCGGAAAAGCCGCCCCAGCTGCTGGCGGAGTATACGGTGCCCAACACCGCCGGCTACGCCAACCTGGGCTACACCATCTCCATCCCCACCATGATCCCCATGAAGCAGGGGACGACCACCAAATGGTATCTGACCCTGGGCTCTGGTCCCACGGCCCTGGACGGCACCAGCAGCCAGCAGGCGCGCCTCGGGGTCCTGCCCCTGGAGTGGCTGGTGGGGGCGAGCCGGCGAGCCTTCCGCATCCCGGCCAGCCAGCCCACGGCCTTGAGCCCCGGAGGCAGCTTCCTGCTGCCGGACAGCGGCTCCTTCATCTCGGATCTCATCACCGTCGATTTTGACCTGGACAGCAACTACATGGCCGATGCGGTCTATTTCGGCACCGTGTCCGGCAGCTTCGCCGGCTGGGGCGGCAAGCTCTACCGGCTGGTCACCCGCCGGATCGTGGACGGCGACCAGGCTCTGACCGAGCCCGACGACTGGGCCGGCTTGCTGGGCACGAATCCCAAGCCGGTGATCGATCTGGGCCGGCCGGTGACCGCCACCCCGGCCGCTGGCTGGGATGGCAGGAGCTACTGGGTCTATTTCGGCACCGGCCGTTTCCTGCACCCCAATGACAAGTCGTACGCCAGCTCCAATGCCCAGGAGGCCTTCTACGGTATCAAGGAGCCCCAGACCTGGGCCGAGGATGACGACGAGTGCGTGGGCACCTTCACCTGGGAGACGGTGGAAAAGATCGCCTCCGGCTCCGCTGCCGGCTCCCGGGGCCTGTTGCAGGTCGATCGCATCCAGGTCGCCCAGGCCCCCCGGGCATCGGAGTCCGCCTTGTCCTGCAGCTCCCCCGGCTGCCTGCCCGCCGGCGTCCAGACCTTCGAGGATCTCGTCGACTACATCGCCGGCACGGGCAGCGGCTGCAGCGACGGCAGCACCTACGGCACCGACGGCTGGTACAAGGAGTTTCACGAGCCCCGGGAGCGCAACGTCGGCCAGGCCACCCTCCTGGGCGGTCTCATCACCTTCACCAGCTACCAGCCGTTCTCGGATGTCTGCCGCTCGGAGGGGCAGGGCTATCTGTACGGCGTCTATTACCAGACCGGTACCCCGTGGTACGAGCCGGTCTTCGGCGAGGCGGCGGTGACCGGCGATCAGCCGCCCCTGGTGCTGGATCGTCTGACCCTGAGCCGAGGCCTGGCCACCACCCCCAGCCTGCACGTCGGCCAGCAGGAAGGCAGCACTGCCTTTGTCCAGACCAGCACCGGCACCATCATCGAGATCCCCCAGCCCACCATGCCGATCAAGAACATCCACACCGGCCGCACCCACTGGAAGGAGGTGGTGCCATGA